One Setaria viridis chromosome 3, Setaria_viridis_v4.0, whole genome shotgun sequence DNA window includes the following coding sequences:
- the LOC117849961 gene encoding pre-mRNA cleavage factor Im 25 kDa subunit 2, protein MVSSSSPVVNVYPLANYTFGTKEPKMEKDTSVADRLARMKVNYMKEGMRTSVEAILLVQEHNHPHILLLQIGNTFCKLPGGRLKPGENEIEGLKRKLCSKLAVNSPSFPPNWQVGECVAVWWRPNFETVMYPYCPPHITKPKECKKLFIVHLSEREYFAVPRNLKLLAVPLFELYDNVQRYGPVISTIPQQLSRFQFNMVSS, encoded by the exons atggtGAGCTCTTCGTCGCCGGTGGTCAACGTGTACCCGCTCGCCAACTACACGTTCGGTACCAAGGAGCCCAAGATGGAGAAGGACACCTCCGtcgccgaccgcctcgcccGCATGAAGGTCAA CTACATGAAAGAAGGAATGCGCACAAGTGTCGAAGCAATCCTATTG GTTCAAGAGCACAACCACCCCCACATACTGCTCCTGCAAATTGGAAATACATTTTGCAAACTCCCTGGTGGACGGTTGAAGCCTGGAGAAAATG AAATTGAGGGTCTGAAAAGAAAGCTGTGCAGCAAACTTGCAGTGAACTCGCCCTCCTTTCCACCTAACTGGCAG GTTGGAGAGTGTGTTGCTGTGTGGTGGAGGCCAAACTTTGAGACTGTGATGTATCCTTACTGCCCTCCACATATCACCAAGCCCAAG GAGTGCAAGAAGCTTTTCATTGTTCACCTTTCTGAAAGAGAGTATTTCGCTGTTCCGAGGAATTTGAAGCTGCTTGCTGTTCCACTCTTTGAACTCTATGACAATGTTCAG CGATACGGGCCTGTCATCTCCACCATCCCACAGCAGCTTTCTAGGTTCCAGTTCAACATGGTTAGCTCTTAG
- the LOC117850894 gene encoding tRNA-specific adenosine deaminase TAD1, which translates to MLLSSSPAPPREGAVAPSLWAEAASSAVLRHYHSLPKKGKPQGRESTVLAAFLLSTPQDPQSPTVLSMGTGTKCLGASRLSTRGDLVHDAHAEVIARRALLRLVYSEFGHSGQPDWLVGSGDGRRWRLKDGHCLHLYITQLPCGVMPVPPSESELPREQLDCGVNGCSDIGFVQRKPGRGDTTLSMSCFDKITRWSVVGIQGALLSHILEPLYLTTITIGQLPDGAPEGFSIENNIEKVLNARLSSLSSRLPASFKLSTPKFFEAPVPPKEFQQISGDVPPLTCGYSICWNKSGLHEVVLGTTGRKQGTSSKAACLPSTESLLCKRRLAEAFMSLEHSLLTKFQSGDLSYRAMKDEAHEYQHTLELLKKAPFFSCWRAKPASLGSFTVVR; encoded by the exons atgctgctctcctcctccccggcgccgccacggGAGGGCGCCGTCGCACCCTCCCTCTGGGCGGAGGCCGCGTCctcggcggtgctccggcacTACCACTCCCTGCCCAAGAAAGGCAAGCCGCAGGGGCGCGAGTCCACGGtcctcgccgccttcctcctctccacccCGCAGGATCCACAGAGCCCCACCGTCCTATCCATGGGAACCGGCACCAAGTGCCTCGGCGCCTCGCGGCTCAGCACCCGCGGGGACCTCGTCCACGACGCGCACGCCGAGGTCATCGCTCGCCGCGCTCTCCTCCGCCTTGTCTACTCCGAGTTCGGCCACAGCGGCCAGCCGGATTGGTTGGTTGGCTCCGGGGATGGTAGAAGATGGAGGCTAAAGGATGGTCACTGTCTTCATCTTTACATCACCCAGCTCCCAT GTGGGGTCATGCCAGTACCGCCATCAGAATCAGAATTGCCAAGGGAACAGCTGGATTGTGGTGTGAATGGATGCAGTG ACATCGGTTTTGTTCAAAGGAAGCCTGGCCGTGGTGATACAACATTGTCCATGAGCTGCTTTGACAAAATCACTCGTTGGAGTGTTGTTGGAATTCAAG GTGCATTGCTGTCCCACATACTGGAACCCTTGTATTTGACCACCATTACTATTGGACAGTTACCTGATGGTGCTCCTGAAGGGTTCTCTATTGAAAATAATATTGAGAAAGTTCTCAATGCTCGCTTGTCCTCTCTATCCAGCAGATTGCCTGCTTCTTTCAAATTGAGCACG CCAAAGTTTTTTGAGGCACCTGTTCCACCTAAAGAGTTTCAACAGATTTCTGGAGATGTACCACCTTTGACTTGCGG GTACTCAATTTGTTGGAATAAATCTGGTTTGCATGAAGTTGTCCTGGGAACAACCGGAAGGAAACAAGGAACGTCTTCAAAGGCAGCATGCTTGCCCTCCACCGAGTCATTGCTCTGCAA GAGAAGATTGGCGGAAGCTTTCATGTCACTTGAACATTCATTGTTAACAAAATTCCAATCTGGGGATCTGTCTTATCGTGCAATGAAG GATGAGGCTCATGAGTACCAGCATACGCTTGAGCTTCTGAAAAAGGCCCCATTCTTCAGCTGCTGGCGTGCCAAGCCTGCATCCCTCGGCTCTTTCACAGTTGTAAGGTGA
- the LOC117850895 gene encoding nuclear transcription factor Y subunit C-2: protein MRQARPYSGIFCGGVSARTGPHALPLARIKKIMKRSAGEAADGGARMISGEAPVVFSKACELFIAEITRRAWAATLEGKRRTVHKEDVATAVHNTDLFDFLVDVVMADAGGGGHAAPGYDDDENGALE, encoded by the coding sequence ATGAGGCAGGCGAGGCCGTACTCGGGGATCTTCTGCGGCGGGGTGTCGGCGCGGACAGGGCCGCACGCGCTGCCGCTGGCGCGCATCAAGAAGATCATGAAGCGCTCGGCGGGGGAggccgcggacggcggcgcgagGATGATCTCCGGCGAGGCGCCCGTGGTGTTCTCCAAGGCGTGCGAGCTCTTCATCGCCGAGATCACGCGCCGCGCCTGGGCGGCCACGCTGGAGGGCAAGCGCCGGACCGTGCACAAGGAGGACGTCGCCACCGCCGTGCACAACACCGACCTCTTCGACTTCCTCGTCGACGTCGTCATGGCGgacgccgggggcggcgggcacGCGGCGCCCGGGTACGACGACGATGAAAACGGCGCGCTGGAGTAA
- the LOC117847994 gene encoding pentatricopeptide repeat-containing protein At3g29230 has translation MSQHLPPRLTILLKDCASKRQLDQIHGLLLTSSSLHRLPGLRALLVRRATEIGDMAHAALLFSSFRGTDPPDAVALYNAMIRGCAYHGPHDRALELFAEMQRRGEGLAPDCFTYPYVVDACARLKMWRSAEAVHCRVLKEGLDAVPAIGSSLLAFYVARGSLGDARRVFDGFRNKSVGFSNRMLSEYAKARDIKSARELFDAMAERDVVSWNAMLTAYVKAADVVAAKELFARMPVKNIISWTAMLRALSDAGDFVGMRSLFNRMPERNLVSWNCILSCYTRHGRFRQALQMFPRMLLEGLIPDSFTVVSVLSASENLRKLRLGRWIHANLVNPALHAHAEVGTALVGMYAMCGDIARAMVVFFKMDRKDVFSWNVMIRALAVHSQADDTFKLFDLMRKQGFRPNHFTFMGVLLACRYGSLVDEGRRMFDMMQEDYGIPPSLQHYGCLIDLLSCNGHLDEAVAVLQGMPCRPDSEVWRALLGGCKIEAGLGSAEEATMGVVQSSGRDEMCVALT, from the coding sequence ATGAGCCAGCATCTCCCACCCCGCCTCACGATCCTCCTCAAGGACTGCGCCAGCAAGCGGCAGCTCGACCAGATCCATGGCCTGctcctcacctcctcctccctccaccgcctcccggGCCTGCGGGCCCTCCTCGTCCGCCGCGCCACCGAGATCGGCGACATGGCCCACGCGGCCCTGCTCTTCTCCTCGTTCCGGGGAACCGACCCGCCCGACGCGGTCGCGCTCTACAACGCCATGATCCGGGGCTGCGCCTACCACGGTCCCCACGACCGCGCCCTCGAGCTGTTCGCCGAAATGCAGCGCCGTGGGGAGGGCCTCGCCCCCGACTGCTTCACCTACCCGTACGTCGTGGACGCGTGCGCGAGGCTGAAGATGTGGAGGAGCGCCGAGGCGGTGCACTGCCGAGTGCTCAAGGAGGGGCTGGACGCCGTGCCGGCCATCGGCAGCTCGCTGCTCGCGTTCTACGTCGCCCGTGGCTCGCTGGGCGACGCGAGGAGGGTGTTCGACGGCTTCCGTAACAAGTCCGTCGGCTTCTCAAACAGGATGCTGTCGGAGTACGCCAAGGCCCGAGACATCAAGTCGGCGCGGGAGTTGTTTGATGCCATGGCGGAGAGGGACGTTGTGTCATGGAACGCGATGCTCACCGCATACGTCAAGGCGGCGGACGTTGTGGCAGCAAAGGAGCTGTTCGCGAGAATGCCGGTGAAGAACATCATATCATGGACGGCGATGCTCAGGGCGCTATCTGATGCAGGGGATTTCGTCGGCATGAGGAGCCTGTTCAACCGGATGCCTGAAAGGAACCTGGTGTCCTGGAACTGCATCCTCTCCTGTTACACCAGGCATGGAAGATTCCGGCAGGCGCTCCAAATGTTTCCACGGATGCTGCTTGAAGGTCTCATCCCTGACAGCTTCACTGTTGTCTCGGTTCTCTCAGCTTCCGAGAACTTGAGGAAACTGAGGCTGGGCAGATGGATCCACGCCAACCTGGTGAATCCGGCACTCCATGCTCATGCTGAGGTTGGGACAGCCTTGGTCGGAATGTACGCCATGTGCGGCGACATAGCCCGTGCAATGGTTGTCTTCTTCAAGATGGACAGGAAGGATGTCTTCTCCTGGAACGTGATGATCAGAGCCCTCGCCGTGCACAGCCAAGCTGACGACACCTTCAAGCTGTTTGATCTCATGAGGAAACAAGGTTTCCGGCCCAACCATTTCACCTTCATGGGCGTCCTGCTGGCGTGCAGGTACGGGTCTCTCGTCGACGAAGGCCGCAGGATGTTTGACATGATGCAGGAGGACTACGGCATTCCACCATCGTTGCAGCACTACGGTTGCTTGATCGATCTGCTCTCCTGCAACGGCCATCTTGACGAAGCGGTGGCCGTGCTCCAGGGCATGCCTTGTCGACCTGATTCTGAAGTCTGGAGGGCACTGCTTGGCGGGTGTAAGATTGAAGCTGGCCTGGGATCAGCCGAGGAGGCGACGATGGGTGTAGTTCAGTCAAGCGGCCGTGATGAGATGTGCGTGGCATTGACATGA